A region from the Treponema pallidum subsp. pallidum str. Nichols genome encodes:
- a CDS encoding J domain-containing protein, with product MSMTSFYERIGAILRDRLNSDEDPFDQWDNRGGKYRTCAGRMERRPPPKKNPPPGPVRVPVPPELVEDFAVLSVPAGLPLSYCKQSWKRLLKKYHPDVFTCTHTSEQAADIVRRINSSYKRIETWFETGALPTDNKS from the coding sequence ATGTCTATGACCAGCTTTTACGAGCGAATCGGTGCTATCCTACGCGACCGGCTCAACTCCGACGAAGACCCCTTCGATCAATGGGACAACCGCGGCGGCAAGTACCGCACCTGTGCAGGACGCATGGAGCGCCGACCGCCGCCAAAAAAGAACCCTCCCCCAGGACCAGTGCGCGTCCCTGTTCCTCCTGAACTCGTTGAGGATTTTGCAGTCCTTTCAGTACCTGCAGGGCTCCCCCTCTCCTACTGCAAGCAGTCGTGGAAACGACTGCTGAAAAAATACCATCCTGACGTCTTCACGTGTACGCACACGTCCGAACAGGCAGCCGATATAGTGCGCAGGATTAATAGCTCCTACAAGCGCATAGAGACATGGTTCGAAACCGGCGCACTCCCTACCGATAACAAGTCATGA